One genomic segment of [Phormidium] sp. ETS-05 includes these proteins:
- a CDS encoding filamentous hemagglutinin N-terminal domain-containing protein produces the protein MQQGGLTQWERWWLITPFPANKRRPILIFIGFLCWGVSVLWPVTARGQITPDRTLGAESSTVNQANSNSLEIEIGGGATRGVNLFHSFQEFNIDTEQTVNFTNTATIENIITRVTGGNPSNINGTLGVVGTANLFFLNPNGIIFGNNANLNINGSFIATTASSIVFENGLEFSATNPQAAPLLTVNVPLGLQFGANPGPIAILPSATSPDMPFLYANQGKTLGFVGGDLTFQSGNIYAPQGRIELGAVGDNSYVTLNHTDNSWQLGYEDVTQFRDIHISGMTKIGAEPTLFTTGNGGSIAIWANNLRLQDSSEISASTFSQGNAGDIYINAANSIVVSTDSGIFAQVNPTGRGNAGSITIDTRHLRIENGGQVATKAFVGGNAGDLTVNASDAVEVIGFSMMSGPSSLFTDTLSSGNAGNLTINTGRLIIDTAQVRSETLGAGSGGNLTVNAREYVEVRGRFDAELPASLTASTEGSGDSQNLTINTPVLRILDGATVSARSRDPGSGNAGDITINASEIQVSGSQFGEPSTLRAETLTSGNAGSINITANLLSVKDGGEVTVSSRGTGQTGNLQINVGNIRLRDGGSLRATSVAGDRGNITINSSNLWLQTNSAITATATEQANGGNITIGTDTLLVLDMSRIDANAVTGNGGNIDINTTADIRSFDSSITASSELGIDGEVIIQTPEIDPIGSLLTVDTNPVDAASLIARGCNVEGDKSRFAYTGTGGVPPSPSDNLLSDIFWDDMRPLVAQTGTTTSQEPRQRQLTATVTSPIIEAQGWVYDKESGEIILTADIYGKIDGYNWQPNVSCDGRVSQFGAKVIESK, from the coding sequence ATGCAGCAAGGTGGACTAACGCAGTGGGAAAGGTGGTGGCTAATCACTCCGTTTCCTGCCAATAAGCGGCGCCCAATCCTGATTTTTATCGGGTTTTTGTGTTGGGGGGTGTCTGTTTTATGGCCGGTAACTGCGCGGGGTCAGATAACGCCCGATCGTACCTTGGGGGCAGAATCTTCTACCGTCAACCAAGCCAACAGTAACAGCCTAGAAATCGAAATCGGCGGCGGAGCCACTCGCGGCGTTAACCTCTTCCACAGTTTCCAAGAATTCAATATCGATACAGAGCAAACGGTTAATTTTACCAATACCGCCACCATAGAAAACATCATCACCCGCGTCACGGGGGGCAACCCATCTAATATTAATGGCACCCTGGGCGTTGTGGGTACTGCAAATTTATTTTTCCTCAATCCCAACGGCATCATTTTTGGCAACAATGCCAATTTAAATATCAACGGCTCATTTATCGCCACCACTGCCAGCAGTATTGTCTTTGAAAATGGCCTAGAATTCAGTGCCACCAATCCCCAAGCTGCACCATTACTCACCGTCAACGTCCCCCTCGGCTTACAATTCGGAGCTAACCCAGGGCCAATTGCAATTCTCCCATCCGCCACATCGCCAGATATGCCATTTTTGTATGCAAATCAGGGAAAAACTCTAGGTTTTGTGGGAGGTGATTTAACTTTCCAAAGTGGCAACATTTATGCTCCTCAAGGACGAATTGAATTAGGAGCAGTGGGGGATAACAGCTATGTTACTCTCAATCATACCGATAATAGTTGGCAGTTGGGATATGAAGATGTGACCCAATTTCGCGATATCCACATATCTGGAATGACCAAGATTGGGGCTGAACCCACATTATTCACAACAGGAAATGGCGGGAGTATAGCAATCTGGGCAAATAATTTACGTCTCCAGGATAGCTCGGAAATTTCTGCATCCACTTTTAGCCAAGGTAATGCAGGTGATATCTATATCAATGCGGCTAATTCTATCGTAGTTAGTACCGATAGCGGCATTTTTGCACAAGTAAATCCAACGGGGAGAGGGAACGCCGGTTCTATAACTATTGACACTAGACATTTGCGGATTGAAAATGGAGGTCAGGTAGCCACTAAGGCGTTTGTCGGAGGCAATGCAGGAGATTTGACAGTCAATGCTAGTGATGCTGTGGAAGTGATTGGCTTTTCTATGATGAGTGGTCCTAGTAGCTTGTTTACCGATACTTTAAGCTCTGGGAATGCTGGAAATTTGACTATTAACACGGGACGCTTAATTATCGATACTGCCCAAGTGAGAAGTGAGACGCTGGGGGCTGGTTCCGGGGGAAACTTGACCGTAAATGCTCGTGAATACGTGGAAGTAAGAGGGAGATTTGATGCTGAATTGCCAGCCAGCTTAACCGCATCTACTGAAGGCAGTGGGGACAGTCAAAACCTGACGATTAATACACCTGTATTGAGAATCTTAGACGGAGCCACCGTATCGGCGAGAAGTCGAGACCCTGGAAGCGGCAATGCGGGGGATATCACGATTAATGCTTCGGAAATTCAAGTGAGCGGCAGCCAATTTGGGGAACCAAGTACCTTGAGAGCGGAAACTCTCACCAGTGGTAATGCGGGCAGTATTAATATCACAGCCAACTTATTATCTGTTAAGGATGGCGGGGAAGTCACGGTCAGCAGTAGAGGTACGGGGCAAACGGGGAATTTACAGATAAATGTGGGGAATATCCGGTTGAGGGACGGTGGCAGTCTGCGAGCGACGAGTGTGGCGGGCGATCGGGGCAACATCACCATAAATTCTAGTAATTTGTGGTTGCAGACAAATAGTGCAATTACCGCTACTGCCACAGAGCAAGCTAATGGTGGTAATATTACAATTGGTACGGATACACTGTTAGTTTTAGACATGAGCCGTATCGACGCTAATGCTGTTACAGGGAATGGGGGGAATATAGATATTAATACCACGGCAGATATTCGGTCTTTTGATAGCAGCATTACTGCTAGTTCTGAATTGGGTATCGATGGGGAGGTGATTATCCAGACGCCGGAGATAGACCCGATCGGCTCGCTTTTGACTGTGGATACAAATCCCGTGGACGCCGCTAGTCTCATCGCCAGAGGTTGTAATGTGGAAGGAGACAAATCCCGTTTTGCCTACACCGGAACGGGCGGCGTTCCTCCCAGTCCCAGCGACAACCTTTTAAGCGATATTTTTTGGGACGATATGCGTCCCCTGGTGGCACAAACAGGAACTACCACAAGCCAGGAACCGAGGCAAAGGCAATTGACTGCTACCGTGACATCTCCGATTATTGAAGCTCAAGGATGGGTGTACGATAAAGAATCCGGGGAAATCATCCTCACAGCGGACATTTATGGTAAAATTGATGGCTATAATTGGCAGCCTAATGTGAGTTGCGACGGGCGAGTGAGCCAGTTTGGTGCAAAGGTCATAGAAAGTAAATAA
- a CDS encoding CHAT domain-containing protein — protein sequence MLNKGTAFYHRLMSGLRRQARFIIICICGLLASLGIQLLSPNPADSTVRFPDADLTAMMLAEEITSATPNGINEGVTLYQNGRFAEAAAAWQRALELPLETEAIALTWNYLSLAHQQLGNWQEAEEAINKSLQILESLPDGDKKSQVLARSISTQGRLEMSQGKLSEGLEKLEKATEIYEEIGDTEGVIGSQLNQAQILRYLGRYRDSLKMLMPLEENIDKQPDSQKAISYLSLGNTLFSIGDFEQSWCYLQKGLATDISMSNSMVESSLNLSMGNTAWAIFQREKDLKNQTNTDKNIDDLVICQNEDVPRINAIAKEFEGKAKTYYAEVVANSYAPTTRLEAKLNWLRLLGKDERKSEINNSWQQIEEDLAALSPSRGGVYARINLAMMMNEVGDRTRAKQLLQQAIDEAQTLDDRRSLSYAIGYMGHIQESEDQSQAIQLTQKALNLAKDAPDIAYQWDWQLGRILKAEGKQTEAITHYTKAVNTLQTLRLGLVSINFDFPEINADLQFTFRERVEPVYRELVDLLLPAAESHPSQENLKEALEVMEALQIAELETFLQCSLPRLEEPEKIEEILEKFDNTKAVLIYTIVLADRIALIVKQPNHALEYYSVMFPENQENRQEMADFIEVFSDSIQQGVGQGHLLGSKIFYDLLIQPLSNLQTSQTTTLVFVLDDILRPIPMAALSDGTQYLIEKYPLAVALGLRQIDFNPWPQRGLEVLAAGFEGRSPSFDKVRVPLAPIGKVGDLLDTIQKSIRGKKIINTSFSKDNLESEMNLFPFPVIHMTTHGQFSSNPQDTFVLAWDEPIRVKELDELLRSNQRASAEAIELLVLSACETAKGDKRAALGLAGVAVQAGARSTVATLWKVTEDSTVELLEKFYEELAKKEETKATKAEVLREAQLALLRGRNEEYKHPRYWSPFIVVGNWQ from the coding sequence GTGTTAAACAAAGGGACAGCATTTTACCATCGGCTGATGTCTGGGTTGAGACGACAAGCCAGATTTATCATCATCTGTATCTGTGGCTTACTGGCCAGTTTGGGCATTCAACTGTTATCGCCAAATCCAGCAGATTCTACGGTGAGGTTCCCCGATGCCGATTTGACGGCAATGATGCTGGCTGAGGAGATAACATCCGCCACGCCTAATGGGATAAATGAAGGGGTAACATTATATCAAAACGGGCGGTTTGCTGAGGCGGCGGCGGCGTGGCAAAGGGCGTTAGAATTACCATTAGAAACCGAAGCAATCGCGTTAACCTGGAATTATCTATCTCTGGCTCATCAGCAGCTCGGCAATTGGCAGGAAGCGGAGGAGGCAATTAACAAAAGTTTACAGATTTTGGAGTCTCTCCCTGATGGGGACAAGAAAAGTCAAGTTTTAGCCCGGTCTATCAGCACCCAAGGACGGCTGGAAATGTCCCAGGGAAAATTATCTGAAGGTTTGGAAAAGCTGGAGAAAGCGACGGAAATTTATGAGGAAATAGGCGATACAGAGGGGGTGATTGGCAGTCAGCTCAATCAAGCGCAAATTTTACGTTATTTGGGGCGATATCGCGATTCTTTAAAAATGTTAATGCCGTTAGAAGAAAATATTGATAAGCAACCAGATAGCCAGAAAGCTATTAGCTATTTAAGTTTGGGGAATACTCTTTTCTCTATCGGCGATTTCGAGCAATCTTGGTGTTATTTGCAAAAAGGTTTAGCAACGGATATAAGTATGAGTAACTCTATGGTAGAGAGTTCTCTTAATCTCAGCATGGGTAACACCGCATGGGCAATATTCCAACGAGAAAAAGATTTAAAAAATCAGACAAATACAGACAAAAATATCGATGATTTGGTGATTTGCCAGAATGAAGATGTGCCAAGAATAAACGCGATTGCGAAAGAATTTGAAGGGAAAGCGAAAACCTACTATGCAGAGGTAGTGGCTAATTCCTATGCGCCAACAACGCGGTTAGAAGCGAAACTTAACTGGCTGAGGTTGTTGGGGAAAGATGAGCGAAAATCGGAGATAAATAATTCTTGGCAGCAGATAGAGGAGGATTTGGCGGCTCTGTCCCCCAGTCGCGGGGGAGTTTATGCTAGAATTAATTTAGCCATGATGATGAATGAAGTGGGCGATCGCACCAGAGCCAAGCAACTGCTACAACAGGCAATAGATGAGGCGCAGACTTTGGACGATCGACGTTCTTTATCATACGCGATCGGCTATATGGGACACATCCAAGAGTCCGAGGATCAGTCCCAAGCCATCCAACTCACTCAAAAGGCGTTAAACCTAGCTAAAGATGCTCCAGATATCGCTTACCAGTGGGATTGGCAGTTAGGACGCATCCTCAAAGCTGAAGGTAAGCAGACTGAAGCTATAACCCATTATACCAAAGCAGTCAATACCCTGCAAACATTGCGCCTAGGTTTAGTATCAATTAACTTTGATTTCCCCGAAATCAACGCCGACCTTCAGTTTACATTCCGAGAGCGAGTAGAACCAGTTTATCGGGAGTTGGTAGATTTGCTATTACCAGCAGCCGAGTCCCATCCTTCCCAGGAAAACCTCAAGGAAGCACTGGAAGTAATGGAAGCACTCCAAATCGCCGAACTGGAAACATTCCTGCAATGCAGCTTGCCTAGATTAGAGGAACCAGAGAAAATTGAGGAAATTCTCGAAAAATTCGATAACACCAAGGCTGTCCTAATCTATACCATAGTTTTGGCAGACCGGATCGCCCTCATCGTCAAACAGCCTAACCATGCCCTAGAATATTATTCAGTTATGTTTCCAGAAAACCAGGAAAATCGCCAAGAAATGGCTGATTTTATCGAGGTATTTTCCGACTCAATACAACAAGGAGTCGGTCAAGGACATTTACTGGGATCGAAAATATTTTATGACTTGTTAATTCAACCATTATCTAATTTGCAAACTTCCCAAACAACAACTCTAGTGTTTGTTTTGGACGATATTTTGCGGCCAATTCCGATGGCAGCTCTCTCCGATGGAACCCAATATTTAATTGAAAAATATCCGTTGGCAGTGGCTTTGGGTTTACGTCAGATAGATTTTAATCCCTGGCCACAACGAGGATTAGAAGTTTTAGCGGCTGGATTTGAAGGGAGAAGCCCCAGCTTTGATAAAGTCCGAGTCCCTTTAGCGCCGATCGGAAAAGTTGGTGACTTATTAGATACAATTCAAAAGTCGATTCGCGGAAAAAAAATTATCAATACCAGTTTCTCCAAGGATAACTTGGAATCGGAAATGAACTTGTTTCCCTTTCCAGTGATTCACATGACCACCCACGGGCAGTTTAGTTCTAATCCTCAAGATACATTTGTCCTGGCATGGGATGAGCCCATTCGAGTTAAGGAGTTAGATGAGTTATTGCGCAGCAACCAAAGAGCCAGTGCAGAGGCGATCGAATTACTGGTGTTGAGTGCGTGCGAAACTGCTAAGGGGGATAAGCGAGCTGCTTTGGGACTCGCAGGTGTGGCAGTCCAAGCGGGGGCCCGCAGTACGGTAGCCACCCTGTGGAAAGTGACAGAAGATTCCACCGTAGAATTGTTGGAGAAGTTTTACGAAGAACTCGCGAAAAAAGAGGAAACAAAGGCAACTAAAGCCGAGGTTCTTCGTGAAGCTCAGCTTGCCCTTTTACGGGGACGAAATGAGGAGTACAAACATCCCCGATATTGGTCCCCGTTCATTGTGGTTGGTAATTGGCAGTAA
- a CDS encoding C13 family peptidase: MVLETTNYRPEESNRSTLWQILVGIRDFQEAEKLPALKYSHRDCHRLGEVFSKITWSFPRRDIQIYADGLAENAINSEDIKTPLRDNIYQGIERVLSEAKSDDIIVFYATTHGIFQGNQSFLCTKDTKLDNLEKTAINLQDLLQKFLSKCAASKILLLLDACHSGKKIDKQSIERVIQDSGANQQKTLYALLSCDSNEESFEDDELQHGVFTHFLVKGLEGEAANQSDRIAVDELFDYIKAQTKLYIDKKNQQGKKSRKCQQNPQKISYGDNFIIAKTPISQSQNSGGMAETRIKSSHDAPNRDYSGLLRAVICSVLLGGLTLNVVLPKLGNYLYDRGSELEDKNPATATATATASDYYTWATRLNPKDGRAYNRLGMAKLDQGKPEAAEPYFEKSSELGDLLGCSNFAYIKITKYKDYDSAHRMLTSCLHRARQLPRDAEQMRTMVYLQKNMGLLWLEQRRFTEAINAVDFGLEIVAKAEKENINTQEWPVGSFYCFRARAVDYKAKEGGTVEQDKKEILKNWEKVKRTNGKYPPDEKKCLAEAEKRKEQLK; this comes from the coding sequence ATGGTCTTGGAAACAACCAACTATCGCCCCGAGGAGAGCAACCGTTCTACTCTGTGGCAAATTTTGGTGGGCATCAGGGATTTTCAAGAAGCGGAAAAACTCCCGGCTTTAAAATACTCCCACAGAGATTGTCACCGCTTGGGGGAAGTTTTTTCCAAAATTACCTGGTCTTTCCCCCGGCGAGACATCCAGATTTATGCTGATGGGTTGGCAGAAAATGCAATAAATTCTGAGGATATTAAAACGCCATTGCGAGATAATATCTATCAGGGGATAGAGCGCGTCTTATCCGAGGCCAAGTCTGACGATATAATTGTATTTTATGCTACGACTCATGGAATTTTTCAGGGAAATCAATCTTTTTTATGTACGAAAGATACGAAGCTGGATAATTTGGAAAAAACGGCAATTAATTTACAAGATTTACTGCAAAAATTTTTATCTAAATGTGCAGCTTCAAAAATTCTGCTGCTGTTAGATGCTTGTCACAGCGGCAAAAAAATTGATAAGCAATCGATAGAGCGAGTTATCCAAGATAGTGGGGCCAACCAGCAGAAAACTCTCTACGCTCTCCTGTCTTGTGACAGCAATGAGGAGTCTTTTGAGGATGACGAGTTGCAGCATGGAGTTTTTACTCACTTTTTGGTGAAAGGCTTGGAGGGAGAAGCTGCCAACCAGAGCGATCGCATCGCCGTTGATGAGTTATTCGACTATATTAAGGCGCAGACTAAACTCTATATTGATAAAAAAAATCAGCAGGGAAAAAAATCCCGCAAGTGTCAGCAAAATCCACAGAAAATCAGCTATGGGGATAATTTCATTATTGCCAAAACTCCCATCAGCCAATCCCAAAATTCTGGCGGGATGGCGGAAACGAGGATTAAGTCCTCCCATGATGCCCCAAATCGGGATTATAGTGGGTTGTTAAGAGCGGTTATCTGTTCTGTGTTGCTCGGAGGGTTAACCCTCAATGTTGTGCTACCGAAGTTGGGCAATTATCTGTACGATCGGGGCAGCGAGCTAGAAGACAAGAATCCAGCTACAGCTACAGCTACAGCTACAGCCAGCGATTACTATACATGGGCAACCAGACTCAACCCCAAAGATGGCAGAGCTTACAATCGTCTGGGAATGGCAAAATTAGACCAGGGCAAGCCAGAAGCAGCAGAGCCTTACTTTGAGAAATCCTCAGAGTTAGGAGATTTATTAGGTTGCAGCAACTTCGCTTATATTAAGATAACAAAATATAAAGACTACGATTCAGCGCATAGAATGCTAACTAGCTGTTTGCATAGGGCTCGCCAGCTACCTCGTGATGCCGAGCAAATGAGAACTATGGTTTATTTGCAAAAAAATATGGGTTTATTGTGGCTAGAGCAACGCCGTTTTACCGAGGCTATCAATGCGGTCGATTTTGGGCTCGAAATTGTGGCCAAAGCTGAGAAGGAAAATATTAACACACAAGAATGGCCAGTTGGGAGTTTTTACTGCTTCCGAGCCAGAGCTGTGGACTATAAAGCTAAAGAGGGGGGGACGGTAGAGCAGGATAAAAAAGAAATTTTGAAAAATTGGGAAAAAGTTAAGCGAACAAATGGCAAATATCCCCCCGATGAAAAGAAATGTTTAGCTGAAGCAGAAAAACGCAAGGAACAATTAAAATGA
- a CDS encoding DUF1822 family protein: MILDLDKLIAAHPEHLWLELSPELRERTWEQLGNYANDAARWRAYVNDLCLNAFVNWLQHEPDLADALLVSPGRSALPSIWEFVTGSRVELGETRLVLIPSEIYDIEEICVPQEWVDIPSWAGDYYLGVQVQLEGDECWMRVWGVTTHSKVKQGNYDKIERTYKVEKEELAGSINALWLSREICPPPKPDVAMLPALDAAEVAGLLQELGQIRSYSPRLELPFTKWAALLHNDGDRLQLYRRRLGYWSAGAYFAPIQQGIALASAIVQDVAAELGWMLFPEDKLLPAGLGAKNVRSQSDEVIKAGGLAQNLDIAGVPYQLRLIPHGSSANGHPIWEFELRNAALNGTIPQGYKLRLLSEDLKSFPHNEAIAHHERMELSIKLELLPGEILTWEIEPEPDSFERQFIEF; this comes from the coding sequence ATGATTCTTGATTTGGATAAGTTAATCGCTGCTCATCCGGAACATTTGTGGCTAGAGCTATCCCCGGAACTGCGGGAACGCACTTGGGAGCAATTGGGTAATTACGCGAATGATGCGGCGCGGTGGCGCGCTTATGTGAATGATTTATGTTTGAATGCTTTTGTGAATTGGCTGCAACATGAGCCAGATTTAGCGGATGCTTTGCTGGTTTCTCCGGGGCGAAGTGCTTTGCCCAGCATTTGGGAGTTTGTGACTGGTTCTAGGGTAGAATTGGGAGAAACGCGCTTGGTCTTGATTCCTAGCGAAATTTATGATATTGAGGAAATCTGCGTCCCTCAAGAATGGGTGGATATTCCTAGTTGGGCGGGGGATTATTACTTGGGGGTGCAGGTACAGCTAGAAGGTGATGAGTGTTGGATGCGAGTGTGGGGTGTCACCACTCATAGCAAAGTGAAGCAGGGAAATTATGATAAAATAGAGCGCACTTACAAGGTAGAAAAGGAGGAGTTGGCAGGGAGTATTAATGCTTTGTGGCTGTCGCGGGAAATTTGCCCGCCGCCAAAACCGGATGTGGCGATGTTACCGGCTCTTGATGCGGCTGAGGTTGCGGGGTTATTGCAGGAGTTGGGGCAGATCCGTTCTTATTCGCCGCGTCTGGAATTACCCTTTACAAAGTGGGCGGCTTTGTTGCATAATGATGGCGATCGGCTGCAGTTATATCGGCGGCGGTTGGGATATTGGTCTGCTGGGGCATATTTTGCACCGATTCAGCAAGGGATCGCTCTCGCCAGCGCGATCGTTCAAGATGTGGCAGCCGAACTCGGCTGGATGCTCTTCCCTGAAGATAAATTACTCCCTGCTGGGTTGGGGGCAAAAAATGTCCGCAGTCAGTCAGATGAGGTAATTAAAGCTGGGGGTTTGGCGCAAAATTTGGACATCGCCGGAGTCCCTTACCAACTGAGGTTAATCCCTCATGGGAGTTCTGCAAATGGTCATCCGATATGGGAGTTTGAATTGCGCAATGCAGCATTGAATGGCACTATCCCCCAGGGTTATAAGCTACGGTTACTCTCGGAAGACTTAAAGTCTTTCCCTCATAACGAGGCGATCGCCCACCATGAACGCATGGAACTGAGCATCAAGCTGGAATTACTCCCCGGAGAAATTCTAACTTGGGAAATTGAGCCGGAACCGGATAGCTTTGAGCGACAATTTATCGAATTTTGA